The Methanobacterium sp. DNA window CTATATCTAAAAAGATGAAATCTTCATTATCATTAAAACTTGAAGAAAACAGGTTAAGTGGATGTGATTTTGGATACCAGTTTGAGATCCAGTCTGATGCTTGGCAGGTATCACAATTATCAAGGATATTTAACAGTTCTCTTGCCTCTCTGGAGAATTTATCGTGATTACACAAGTCCTCAATGGTGCAGTATCCATCTGCACGTAATTTTTGTTCTCTTGCCTCTCCTATTCCACTTAATAATTTTAAATCAGATAAAATTTTGTTTTTAGCCTTATCAATGTGTAAAGTAGTCAATTTTATTTTGGATCGGTTTTCTATATTACCGCATGGTCCGTATTCAGTATGAAACTCCTCTACATTTTCTAGATCATCAATGCTCTTCCCTTCGTATGTTTCAAGTAATTTCTTTTTTAACTTTATTGCATCTTCATATTCATCAGTAGAATTTTCAAATAGGGATTCATGTGTTATCATATGTTTCATATAAAAATTTTATGAATATAGTATTTAAGGGTATTTATAAGTTTCTTTATAATACATATTACTATGTTATAAATTTGTTGTTAGTATTTAAAAAAAGAATTTAATTTTCCTGTATTTTTAAAATGTATATTGATATTTTTAATAAATATTATTAAAAACTTATTATATAATTTAACATGAAATATTTAATCACAAAAGGAGATGAAATTATGGTCTATGTGCTTGGAAAATTAAAAATCGAGAATTATAGTAAGTGGAAGCCTGTTTTTGATGAAAGAGCAGTTATAAGACAAGAATATGGTGGTTATGAAGCTCATCTCTTCCGTAATTTCGATGATCCAAATGAGGTAGTAATTTTATTTAAATGGGACAATTTCGAAAATGCACATAAGTACTTTGAATCAGAAGCTCTACAAGAAGCTCTAAAAAATGCAGGTGCAAAAGAGATAAGAGTTACTTATCTTGATGAAATAGCAAAAACAATTTAGATATCGAGGTTAAATTTACAATATTGTTTAATGGGAAAATAACTATAATTCTAATATCTTAAAGCGATTCAAATTTACTTCGTCATATATAAATATAGCGAAGTAAAATTACTTAAAAGTACACAAAATGTGTTCTTAAAAACCAGAAATCAGTTTTAAATCTAATAGACAAAAATAGCCCTATTTACATGTATACATATATCCCAAAAACAATATAATCTGCATATAGTAAATAAAAGAAGTAATTATTTAAAAAATTTGTATTTAAGATCTGTAAACATGTAGATATTTACCGAAAACAGTATGGAAGAACTTGGTAATAATACCTTCGCTGGTTAAATCATTGTCATAGTCATATTTGCCAATAATTACTGCGGCAAGATTCATAATAATTCTAGAAGTATTAGAATCGGGATTCTTTACTAAAATAGAATTTCCAGATGCCGATGCTTTATTAAGTTCTAAATCTTCAGGAATAATAGAAAGTATAGGCACATTCAGGATAGCTTCTATTTCCTCAGGTGTTAAAAATGCATTATGGGTCTGTCCTTTATTGACCACTACGCCCAAAATGTCTATTCCAATTTTATCTGCAACTATCTTAGTTTTTAGAGCATCGCTAAGGGATGTAACTTCTGGAGTAGTAACTAAAATTAATTCTTCAGCAACATTAAGGGCAGCAAGAGCATCTCTTTCCAAACCACCAGGAGCATCAATTAATAGGATATCAATATCTTCAACAAGAGTTTCAAGGACTTCTTCAAGCCTTTCCAATCTCATATCTTTTAAACCATGAATTGATAATCCTGCTGGAACAATTTTAACCCCGCCAGGACCCTCATATATGGCATTAGTAATTATATCGTTACCTGCAAGAACATCCTGTAAAGTAACCGGTTTTCCTTCTAAACCCAGTACTAGTTCTAAATTTGCCATTGAAAGGTCTAAATCAAGTGTTACTACATCCTCTCCATGTAATGATAATGCAATACCCAGATTAGCAGCCAACGTTGTCTTTCCAACTCCACCTTTACCTGAAGCCACAACTATAACTCTTGTCATCTTTTCCACCTATGATCTTTATGAATTTGCATATATACTTTAGCATCACAGCTATTTTTATTCATATGGAATTAATGTGGCTATATTCACATAATATCTAATTAAAAATAATTATTAAAGCTGTATTTTTGAAAATAAGTATAAATTAGCTATTGATCTATATTATTAATTGTCTGGATGTGAAATAATGATTGAAAAACATTATAAGTTCATGAAAGAAGCAATAAAAGAAGCAAAAAAAGGATTTAGTGAAGGTGGGATTCCAATAGGTGCAGTTCTTGTTCATAAAGATGTAATCATTGGTAGAGGACATAACAGACTTTTGCAGAGTGGTTCATCTATTTTACACGGAGAAATGGACTGTATAGAAAATGCAGGGAGATTAAGAGGAAAAGATTACAAAAAATGCACTCTTTATACTACATTATCTCCATGTGAAATGTGTTCTGGAGTTATATTATTATACAAAATTCCTAAAGTGGTTATTGGTGAAAATAATACTCTTAAAGGCCCTGAAGATTATTTAAAGGAAAAAGGAGTTGAATTGATTAATCTTAATATGGATGAATGCATAGAATTAATGAAAAAATACATTGAAATTAACCCTGATATCTGGAACATGGAACTTGAAAGGGTTGGATTTTAGAATTTTAATTAAATTCACTAAACCAGCCTGTTTACGTATAATTATTCAATTTATTTAGAATACATCTAAGTTTATGACCCTTAAACAAAATATAACTTAGATTTAATTTTCAACTAAGCTTTAAGTATTGTTCAAAAACTATTCAGGCAAATATGCAAGTTATAATCTGACAAAAAACATTTTGATAAGCCTTAATTGATATTTATATCGTAAAATTGATAAATGGGGCTTTATTTTATTTAATAATTTTTAATAGTTATTTATATTCTTATTAACAGGCTTAAATTATATATTTTTAGTCATTAAACTGTTTTTTTATCTATTAATTATTTTATTCTACCATAAATGAGTATTGAGCAATGGTGAATTTTTTCAGCCATTATTTTTTCCACTTAATCAATAGATTTGAATAAATTAATAAAACATAAAGTTAATATTGATCTTTGTGAAGTTAGATCATCTGGCTTGATTAAAATTCTAATCTAAAATTAGTGGTGTTCATGAATAAAAATTTGATTATTTTAGTGCTGTTTTTTTTAATTTTTATTATTGTATTTCAAACTTATAATTATTATAAAAATACTGAAGAAACTATTGTGGTTGGTTATCTTCCAAGTAATCATCATTCTGCTTTATTTGTTGCAGAAGCAAAGGACATGTTTAAAAAAGAAGGTATTAAAGTTCATTTAGTCCCATTTAGAGCAGGCCATGAACTTATAACAGCAGCTGAAAGAGGACAAATAGATATTGGTTACTGTGGTATATCTCCAGTAACAAGTGCAATCGATAAAGGAATACCTATTAAAATCATTGCTGCAGTAAATCAGGAAGGCAGTGGAGTTGTAGTTAAAAAAAATAGTAATTTTAATGATATAACTAATTTGAAGGGTAAATCTATTGCAATACCTGAAAAAGGTTCAGTGCAGGATGTGCTGCTTGCTGATTTACTTTATAAAAATAATATCAGCAGTGATGAAGTACATATTGTAGAATCAGAAGTTCCTTTAATGCCTAAATCCCTGTTATTTAATAAATTCGCTGCTTTTATAGCATGGGAACCATATGTATCCGTTGCAAGATTTGAAGGAGATGGTGACGTGCTTATGTATTCTGGAGATATATGGAATAATCATCCCTGCTGTGTTGTAATAGCAAGGGAAGAATTTATCCAGAAAAAACCTGATTCCATTAGAAAATTTTTAAATGTACACATTGCAGCGACTGATTTTATAAACTCCAGTAAAAATGAAACAGCGTTAAT harbors:
- the minD gene encoding cell division ATPase MinD yields the protein MTRVIVVASGKGGVGKTTLAANLGIALSLHGEDVVTLDLDLSMANLELVLGLEGKPVTLQDVLAGNDIITNAIYEGPGGVKIVPAGLSIHGLKDMRLERLEEVLETLVEDIDILLIDAPGGLERDALAALNVAEELILVTTPEVTSLSDALKTKIVADKIGIDILGVVVNKGQTHNAFLTPEEIEAILNVPILSIIPEDLELNKASASGNSILVKNPDSNTSRIIMNLAAVIIGKYDYDNDLTSEGIITKFFHTVFGKYLHVYRS
- a CDS encoding antibiotic biosynthesis monooxygenase; this encodes MVYVLGKLKIENYSKWKPVFDERAVIRQEYGGYEAHLFRNFDDPNEVVILFKWDNFENAHKYFESEALQEALKNAGAKEIRVTYLDEIAKTI
- a CDS encoding ABC transporter substrate-binding protein; the protein is MNKNLIILVLFFLIFIIVFQTYNYYKNTEETIVVGYLPSNHHSALFVAEAKDMFKKEGIKVHLVPFRAGHELITAAERGQIDIGYCGISPVTSAIDKGIPIKIIAAVNQEGSGVVVKKNSNFNDITNLKGKSIAIPEKGSVQDVLLADLLYKNNISSDEVHIVESEVPLMPKSLLFNKFAAFIAWEPYVSVARFEGDGDVLMYSGDIWNNHPCCVVIAREEFIQKKPDSIRKFLNVHIAATDFINSSKNETALIISKKLGTNIDVEKEGLKHVEFIAIPSNEFIRNSIRFSELQKQLGYLNGNLSGTEMFDLEYLPRTEIHIN
- a CDS encoding nucleoside deaminase, whose translation is MIEKHYKFMKEAIKEAKKGFSEGGIPIGAVLVHKDVIIGRGHNRLLQSGSSILHGEMDCIENAGRLRGKDYKKCTLYTTLSPCEMCSGVILLYKIPKVVIGENNTLKGPEDYLKEKGVELINLNMDECIELMKKYIEINPDIWNMELERVGF